In a single window of the Terriglobus roseus genome:
- a CDS encoding SRPBCC family protein, with product MRHIFEADQWLPFPLPVVFAFFANPQNLPPLMPAWQRAKIEELRLIAPPAPPPGSPARLGTGVGTTMILSFRALPGLPLRLNWHALIPEFEWNDHFCDAQTSGPFHYWRHCHSVREETRNGIPGTLVHDHVEYELPGWVLGDVMHWAVGRAQMRYIFRFRHRQTEKLMPIFAENMAARQR from the coding sequence ATGCGTCACATTTTCGAAGCCGATCAATGGCTGCCCTTTCCGCTGCCCGTCGTCTTCGCTTTCTTCGCGAATCCGCAGAATCTGCCGCCACTAATGCCCGCATGGCAGCGCGCAAAGATTGAAGAACTGCGGCTGATCGCACCTCCTGCGCCGCCGCCCGGATCGCCCGCGCGGCTGGGAACGGGCGTTGGGACGACCATGATCCTGAGCTTCCGGGCGTTACCAGGACTGCCGCTGCGGCTGAACTGGCATGCGCTGATCCCCGAATTTGAATGGAATGACCACTTCTGCGACGCGCAGACCTCAGGCCCGTTCCACTATTGGCGGCACTGTCATTCCGTTCGCGAAGAAACACGCAACGGCATCCCGGGAACACTCGTCCACGATCACGTCGAGTACGAGCTGCCGGGCTGGGTGCTGGGAGACGTGATGCACTGGGCGGTAGGCCGCGCCCAGATGCGCTACATCTTCCGCTTCCGACACAGGCAGACGGAAAAGCTCATGCCGATCTTCGCGGAGAACATGGCCGCTCGACAGCGTTAG